In Arachis stenosperma cultivar V10309 chromosome 1, arast.V10309.gnm1.PFL2, whole genome shotgun sequence, one DNA window encodes the following:
- the LOC130940864 gene encoding uncharacterized protein LOC130940864 isoform X2, with amino-acid sequence MLPSPRRAVPPSLPHRTTPPSLAPGFAASRLLPWLPFQTDPRTRLDAGTWEGWPWLLHFGCSGLSLPHRAAPHHAAPRSACTRFVKTASNGQGSKGNMTKKVKKWMQQLRGTMLNL; translated from the exons ATGCTTCCCTCGCCTCGTCGCGCCGTGCCTCCGTCCCTCCCTCACCGCACCACCCCTCCGTCCCTCGCGCCTGGTTTCGCTGCCTCGCGCCTGCTCCCGTGGCTTCCGTTTCAGACAGATCCCAGGACTAGGTTGGATGCAGGGACTTGGGAGGGTTGGCCTTGGTTATTGCATTTCGGCTGCAGTGGCTTGTCCCTCCCTCACCGTGCCGCGCCTCACCACGCTGCGCCTCGATCTGCCTGCACTCGATTTGTCAAAACAG CTTCCAATGGGCAAGGATCTAAGGGCAACATGACCAAAAAAGTCAAG AAGTGGATGCAACAACTCAGAGGGACAATGTTGAACTTGTAG
- the LOC130940864 gene encoding uncharacterized protein LOC130940864 isoform X1: MLPSPRRAVPPSLPHRTTPPSLAPGFAASRLLPWLPFQTDPRTRLDAGTWEGWPWLLHFGCSGLSLPHRAAPHHAAPRSACTRFVKTASNGQGSKGNMTKKVKLQKWMQQLRGTMLNL, translated from the exons ATGCTTCCCTCGCCTCGTCGCGCCGTGCCTCCGTCCCTCCCTCACCGCACCACCCCTCCGTCCCTCGCGCCTGGTTTCGCTGCCTCGCGCCTGCTCCCGTGGCTTCCGTTTCAGACAGATCCCAGGACTAGGTTGGATGCAGGGACTTGGGAGGGTTGGCCTTGGTTATTGCATTTCGGCTGCAGTGGCTTGTCCCTCCCTCACCGTGCCGCGCCTCACCACGCTGCGCCTCGATCTGCCTGCACTCGATTTGTCAAAACAG CTTCCAATGGGCAAGGATCTAAGGGCAACATGACCAAAAAAGTCAAG CTGCAGAAGTGGATGCAACAACTCAGAGGGACAATGTTGAACTTGTAG
- the LOC130940634 gene encoding probable calcium-binding protein CML32, producing MSDLSFLHFQSNSSIEKSCSPPKNSSSNSSFQPKEEEIKWVFDKFDANKDGKISFEEFKAAIITVGWNLGDAEALNSFKAIDTDEDSFIGFDEFMGMFKGEDNDDEKVKQMEMKSAFQVFDLNGDGKISAEELSQVLKRLGENCNVSDCKKMVMGVDGNGDGFIDLNEFMTMMMSGNKLP from the coding sequence atgtcAGATTTGAGTTTCCTTCATTTTCAAAGCAATAGCTCGATAGAAAAATCTTGTTCTCCGCCCAAAAATTCATCCTCCAATTCGAGTTTCCAGCCAAAGGAAGAGGAAATAAAATGGGTGTTCGACAAATTCGACGCAAACAAAGACGGCAAGATCTCCTTTGAAGAGTTCAAAGCCGCGATTATCACCGTGGGTTGGAATCTCGGTGATGCCGAGGCTTTAAACTCGTTCAAGGCCATCGATACCGATGAAGATTCCTTCATTGGTTTCGATGAGTTCATGGGGATGTTTAAGGGGGAGGATAACGATGACGAGAAGGTGAAGCAGATGGAGATGAAGAGCGCTTTTCAAGTGTTTGATTTGAATGGTGATGGGAAGATTAGTGCGGAGGAGTTGTCCCAAGTTCTCAAGAGGCTTGGCGAAAATTGTAACGTTAGTGATTGTAAGAAGATGGTGATGGGTGTGGATGGTAACGGTGATGGGTTTATTGACTTGAATGAGTTCATGACCATGATGATGAGTGGCAACAAACTGCCTTAA